TCTCAGGAGAAGGGCCAGGATATAGTTCGGCTCAATGAAGCGGCCGTCCCGATCAATGATCCCATATCGATCGGCATCACCGTCTGTGGCCACCCCAAGATGAAATCCGCCGGTCCGCACGACCGTTGTCAGCTCCTGGAGATTTGCCTCCGAGGGGTCCGGCGCCAGACCGCCGAAAGCGGGATTCCTCTCGTCGTGGATAGTGTATGCGTCACAGCCGGCTTCTCGCAGGATCTCATCCAAATAGCCTCTGGCGGTCCCATAGAGCAGGTCGACTGCTACCTTCAGGCGCGCGGCAGCGATTGCGCGTAGATCCACCAGCTCCCGCAGTCGGTTCAGATACATCGGTCGCGGGTCGATCCGCGTCACGAGTCCCTTGGCCTCTAACTCTGCGAGAGAGGGGTACTGGACCTCGGGTTGCGCTAACAGCTCCTGGACCCTCTTTTCGATTCGGTCGGTGACTGCAGGAGAGACCGGGCCCCCGGTGCGCCCGGATAACTTAAGCCCGTTATATTCTGGTGGGTTGTGGCTGGCGGTAATATTCAGGCCGCCTGCTGCACTGCGACGGATCACTTCGTACGCAACAACAGGCGTCGGCACATCCCGATCAGTGAGCCAGACCCGAATCCCGTGAGCTGCCAAGACCGTCGCCGCCTCGGCCGCGAAGGCTTCCGAGAGAAATCGGGTGTCGTACCCTACGACTACCTGTGGTTGATCTGCTCCCTCAGCAAGCAGATATTCTGCGATGGCCCGCGTCACAAGGCGGACATTGGCAAAGGTGAAGGTGTCGGCGATGAGGTCGCGCCAGCCGGAGGTGCCGAACCGAATGGGATTCACGGGGCGATCTCCGGCAGGCCATTCTTCATGCAGTTCGCGAGGACTTCCCTGTACCGGGCCAAGTGGGCCTCTGCCCGCGCGAGCGTATTGGCTTCGGCGATGATGTGGAAATACGGCCGGTCTTGATCCGGATAGAGGATCACGGAGTCGCTGCCAAGATGGACCTTCACCCCGTCCACCAGCTCGACCTGCTCATCTGCAGTATCGGCGATGAGTGCTCGCATCGTCCCGCCCTTTCGCTCCAGGGGGCATGGGATTTGCTCACGGCACCGGAAACGCTGCGGAATGGATCGGATCAGTTGATGCAACCGAAGGTTCTGAGCGGCTAGCATTTCCAGGAGCTTGAGAGTAGCCAGCATTCCGTCAAAGACCGGTTGGAACTGCGAGAAGATGAAACCGCCGAGATCGTCACCCACGAAGATGACGCCCTCCTGGGTTGCCGCTTCCGTCGACGCGCGCGGAGCCGTTTTCGTCCTGATGACCCGAAAGCCCTGGTCTCCGGCTAACTCCTCAATGGCCGAGCTGGCGGTGATCGGAATGCAGATCACCGCTGGAGGATGGGTCCGCATCACCAGGAGGGCTACGAGGGCCAATGCCAGGTCATCGCTCAATAGGTCGCCATTGTCGTCCACAATGAAGATCTTCTCTGCTCCGGTGTCGAGCATGATCCCCAAATCCGCTCCCAGACTTCTGACAATCTCCGACAGTTGTTGTAACGAACGATGGAAGCCTTCCGCGCTCTTGGTGATTCTACCCGGATCCAGGTACGCATTCAGGGCGATCACCTCACACCCTAACCTCCCGAGGATCTGGGGGAAGATAATGGAGGATGACCCATAGGCATAGTCGATCACGATCCGGAAGCCACGACGGCGCAGCGCACCCCGATCGATAAAGCTCAACACCCCCTCCTGGTACAATTCCACGTCGTACACAGGGAGAGAGAGGTGACCGATCTCATCGACCTTGGCGCGGCGGAAGTCTTCCCGGAAGAAGGATCGTTCAATGCTCTTTTCCCAACTGGATGAGATGTCCATTCCGCGCTCATCGAAGAATTGGATGTCGATCAGCTCGGGATCGAAGGGGGACTTTCGGACGTGCACACCACCCACCGCGCCGCGAGCGCCCATCTGGTACCGAACTACCGGGATAGGGACGATGCGGAAATCGTGCACATCCACGCCGGCGGAGTGGAGGCCGGAGATGAATGCTCGCTTAATCATGTGAGAGGCCTGGTGACAATCACGGCTGGTGCGGATGATCGCGCCCATCCGGAGAGTCGCCCCAAAACAGGCCCCGAGCTTGGCCGCAAACTCGGGTGAGATCTCAAGATTCGCCAACCCGGTCACACCGTAGGCCCCGAACAGAGAGCGGGACCACTTTTGGCCCCAGACCAAACTGGTGGCTAGAATGGCCCCATCCTCTACCACCTTGTGGGGCCAGACCTTGACATCGGCCTTGACCACCGACCCCTCGCCGACCTTGCACTGATCGCTGATCAACGCGCCCTCAAAGAGGCGGGCATTCGCTTTGATCTCGCTTCCACGACCGACAATATTCTCCTTCAGGATGGCGCGGGGGCCGACAAAGACATTGTTCCAGAGGACCGATCCAACGATGACGGCCCCCTCCTCGATGACGCAGTTGTCGCCGATGACGCTGCGCACGATGTGGGCGTTTGGCCCGACCTGCGTGTGCCTGCCGATCAGGACGCCGCCCTTTAGCGACGCGGTAAAATCGACGCGACTCCCCTCGCCAAGCCAGATCGGCCTGTCAAGTCCCTCCACCAGGTTCCCGGGTAGCGTGACCTTCACCATGCCGGCCAGGATGTCCTGATGTGCAAGGCGGTACTCGATCAGATCGCCCACATCCTTCCAGTACCCGGTCGCCACATAGCCGTATAGCGCGCGGCCCTCCTCCATCAGCCTCGGGAACAGATCGCGGCTAAAGTCGAACTCCTTCCCGGCCGGGATCAGCGTAAGCACTTCGGGCTCGAGGATATAGATTCCAGTGTTTACGGTGTCGCTAAAGACCTCGCTCCAACTCGGCTTCTCTAAGAAGTGCGTGATACGGCCGTCGGGAGCGGTGATGACCACGCCGTACTGGAGCGGGTTCTCGACCCTGGTCAGTACGATAGTGGCCAAGGCCCCGCGATCCTTATGGAACTTGACCGCCTTTGTGAGATCGAAATCGGTGAGGACATCGCCGCTGATGATCAGGAAGGTATCGTTCAGGAAGGCCTCGGCATTTTTGACCGCCCCGGCTGTACCATAGTCTTCGGTGGCAGCGGCATAGACCATCTTCACGCTGAATTCGCTGCCGTCGCCGAAGTAACGCTCTATGACCTCCGGTTGGACGTAGAGAAGGGTGACGAGATCGTCAAAGCCATGCTCCTTGAGTAGGGCCACAATGTGCTCCATCATCGGTCTGGTGGCCATTGGGATCATCGGCTTGGGGATACTGGTCGTCAGCGGACGTAATCGAGTTCCGAATCCGCCGGCCATGATGACGGCTTTCATACGTGTTCCTTAAGAAATAGCGTTCAGCGATCAGTCTTCAGCTTTCAGACCAAACAGGAAACGTACCAGAAGAGCTGACCACTGATTGCTGAAAGCTGATAGCTTCCTAGATAGTGTTTTCGTGTGAACTTGTAATCCTGCGTGGAAGGAGTATAGGTACCCGCGCTGAATGCTGTCAAGCCCATTATCAGCCGAGGGGAGTGGTGGTGACGGGCGTAGTTCACTGTTCAAAGTTCAACGTTCAAGGTCTCACGTCGAATGCCGCACAGTGGTGTTGAAATCAGAATTATTACAGAGAGCATATGAGTGTTTCAGCGATAAACGGCATAATGAAGAAGTTATTTCCTAGAAATAAGATAATTACTGAATTATGTCGCGAAATATCCGGATTATTGCCCTTGCGAATGAGGTGCCTGTCGCCTATAGTGTCTTAGCACTCTTCGGATGAGAGTGCTAACAACATCGTTGTTGCCCAGAGTCGCGTGGTTTGGTGTTTGATGATAAACCGTATCGAAGGCGCTGGAGCGTGTGCGCTCCGTGAAGAAAGGAGTAAGCGATCGTGAAGGTAAAGCCACTGCACGACCGGATTCTGGTGAAACGCTTGGAAGAGAAAGAGATCAAGAAGGGTGGGATCATCATTCCCGATACTGCGAAGGAAAAGCCCCAAGAGGGCGAAGTCGTAGCCGTCGGCCCGGGTAAGGTAGGCGATGATGGGAAGAGACAGTCGATGGATGTGAAGGTCGGCGACAAGATCCTCTTTGGGAAGTATTCCGGCTCAGAGGTGAAGCTCGACGGCGAGGAATTCCTGATCATGCGGGAGGAAGACGTTCTCTGTGTCCTGCAATAGCAGGCCTGCAGAGCGTCGGCGAAGAGATCGTTATTTCGTGGCGAAACCTTGTCCTCGACTCCGATCGGGGAACTGATGCAGATTAAGGAGGAAAGCTGATATGTCAGCGAAGCAATTGCTGTTTGATGAGGAGGCAAGGCGGAAGATTCAAAAGGGTGTGGACGTCCTTGCCGCCGCCGTGAAGGTGACCTTGGGCCCCAAGGGGCGCAATGTGGTAATCGATAAGAAGTTCGGCGCTCCGAATATTACGAAGGACGGAGTCACGGTGGCCAAGGAGATCGAGCTCGAAGATCATTTTGAGAATATGGGCGCACAGATGGTGAAGGAGGTGGCGAGCAAGACCTCCGATGTGGCCGGAGACGGCACCACTACCGCCACCGTGCTGGCCCAGTCGATCTTCCGGGAGGGGATCAGGAACGTCACGGCCGGTGCGAACCCGATGGCGCTGAAGCGGGGGATCGAGAAGGCGGTTGAGGGCATTGTGGAGGAGTTGAAGAAGATCTCGAAGCCGACCAGGGGGAAGAAGGAGATCTCTCAGGTTGCCACTATCTCAGCCAACAACGACAAGGCGATCGGTGATCTCATTGCTGATGCCATGGAGAAGGTCGGTAAAGACGGGGTCATCACCGTCGAGGAAGCCAAGAGCATGGAGACGACCCTCGAGGTGGTTGAGGGGATGCAGTTTGACCGAGGCTACACCTCGCCCTACTTCGTGACCGATCCTGAGCGGATGGAAGTCGTCCTGGAAAACCCTCTGATCCTGATCCACGAAAAGAAGATCAGTAACCTGAAAGATCTCCTGCCGATTCTGGAGCAGATCGCTAAGATGGGCAAGC
The sequence above is drawn from the Candidatus Methylomirabilis tolerans genome and encodes:
- a CDS encoding mannose-1-phosphate guanyltransferase: MKAVIMAGGFGTRLRPLTTSIPKPMIPMATRPMMEHIVALLKEHGFDDLVTLLYVQPEVIERYFGDGSEFSVKMVYAAATEDYGTAGAVKNAEAFLNDTFLIISGDVLTDFDLTKAVKFHKDRGALATIVLTRVENPLQYGVVITAPDGRITHFLEKPSWSEVFSDTVNTGIYILEPEVLTLIPAGKEFDFSRDLFPRLMEEGRALYGYVATGYWKDVGDLIEYRLAHQDILAGMVKVTLPGNLVEGLDRPIWLGEGSRVDFTASLKGGVLIGRHTQVGPNAHIVRSVIGDNCVIEEGAVIVGSVLWNNVFVGPRAILKENIVGRGSEIKANARLFEGALISDQCKVGEGSVVKADVKVWPHKVVEDGAILATSLVWGQKWSRSLFGAYGVTGLANLEISPEFAAKLGACFGATLRMGAIIRTSRDCHQASHMIKRAFISGLHSAGVDVHDFRIVPIPVVRYQMGARGAVGGVHVRKSPFDPELIDIQFFDERGMDISSSWEKSIERSFFREDFRRAKVDEIGHLSLPVYDVELYQEGVLSFIDRGALRRRGFRIVIDYAYGSSSIIFPQILGRLGCEVIALNAYLDPGRITKSAEGFHRSLQQLSEIVRSLGADLGIMLDTGAEKIFIVDDNGDLLSDDLALALVALLVMRTHPPAVICIPITASSAIEELAGDQGFRVIRTKTAPRASTEAATQEGVIFVGDDLGGFIFSQFQPVFDGMLATLKLLEMLAAQNLRLHQLIRSIPQRFRCREQIPCPLERKGGTMRALIADTADEQVELVDGVKVHLGSDSVILYPDQDRPYFHIIAEANTLARAEAHLARYREVLANCMKNGLPEIAP
- the groES gene encoding co-chaperone GroES, which gives rise to MKVKPLHDRILVKRLEEKEIKKGGIIIPDTAKEKPQEGEVVAVGPGKVGDDGKRQSMDVKVGDKILFGKYSGSEVKLDGEEFLIMREEDVLCVLQ
- a CDS encoding phosphoglucomutase/phosphomannomutase family protein; amino-acid sequence: MNPIRFGTSGWRDLIADTFTFANVRLVTRAIAEYLLAEGADQPQVVVGYDTRFLSEAFAAEAATVLAAHGIRVWLTDRDVPTPVVAYEVIRRSAAGGLNITASHNPPEYNGLKLSGRTGGPVSPAVTDRIEKRVQELLAQPEVQYPSLAELEAKGLVTRIDPRPMYLNRLRELVDLRAIAAARLKVAVDLLYGTARGYLDEILREAGCDAYTIHDERNPAFGGLAPDPSEANLQELTTVVRTGGFHLGVATDGDADRYGIIDRDGRFIEPNYILALLLRHLINTRGWRMGVARSVATSHLVDAVARPLAISIYETKVGFKYLGELITQGKVALCGEESAGLTIRGHVPEKDGILAVLLVLEMVALAGGESIERLLDTLYAEVGGAIYARRLNLHLTQEQQGRLADRLKDVPKRVAGLAVAEVNTIDGTKLLLEDGSWFLVRASGTEPVVRLYLDAHSEAQIEELTAAARTFLEV